DNA from Electrophorus electricus isolate fEleEle1 chromosome 5, fEleEle1.pri, whole genome shotgun sequence:
TGTTGATGGGGATGTGGATCAGTTTGACGAAGAACCCGATGAAGCCCATGATGGCGAACCCGAtcgctgttgccatggcaatctTCTGAAATTCTACATCACGACAAAGCGCAGAGACAGATTACCCGCGGGGAAAGACCACCTACGCCGGTCTACAGCAAACAGCTGGTTGGAGGAGCTCCTCTCTGAGCTCTGGCTGACCTTTCCTGTCTGGCTTGGTGCATCTTTTGACGAGCCTGATCGAGTCCTTCACGAACTGCCGACCTGGTTCCACGAACTGCATCACTTGGTCCATGTTGATGTGgctatgggagagagagagagagacctacaCACATCACCaaagcaggggggggggggggggaagaagaCCTGCACACATCACCACAAAGCACCACTTCTGCAAACGAGTGGAGAAGCAGCCTGGTCTTCGTGTTTGGAGCCACTCCACTGGTTAccaaggttgctggttcaagccccaccactgccaagctgccgctgttgggcccctgagcaagacctttaaccctcaattgctcaagttgtactcaggcATAACTGTACGTCGTTTTGGACAGAAAGAGTCacctaaatgctgtaaatgtaaatttaaatgttaccAGGTTGTTCTGACCGCTTGGTTGAACATTTAACTCCCCAGCAAGCTCCATTAGACCTAGTCAgcttagctaacgttagctgacTGCTTACTGGTCGCTCGAGTAAAAAGCTGTCTTCTACCAGGCTTGTTGAGTAGTTAAGTAGCGCATATAGGTTATAACGCTACATAGCAAGtagtgtgtaagtggtgtataTATAAAGCTCCACTGCCTCAATCTGGCCATGTTAGACCCGCTAGCAGGGTGAAGGCCATGTTTACCTCGGGGCAGTTACGGTCGACGACTGAGAGAGAAGTTAGTTGGCTACGCACGTTTCGTTCATACGTGAGACAAGTTTCAACGAACGTGATGAGAAACCAACgctgaaagagaaaagagcgAACACTCACCTGCGTTAGAGAGTCACGGAGAGACTGTGCGAATCCACGTAGCGCTGCGACTCAGCCAAGACAAGGCTGACGAGGCGCAGGCGGACGCATGCGCAGTACGGGCCCCGCCAGAGCCGAGGGTGCCGCAGCAGCGCCCTCTATCGTAGGGAGTACTCAACAGCAGCGGGGTAGCGAATGCACACGCGTGGTTTTGCTCGTAGTCCGGCCTCCGCTATGAATAAAAGactacacaaatataaataataatcaaatataaataataatcaaagtTAATTAAATAAGAAAGGAACAACTGAACTAATCCAAATGCTTATGGTCTGATCATGGTATAAAATCAGTGTTGTTACAGGAGAAGTTGCCATGTTAACCGAAGAAATGATCTTTTATGAAGATGCCTAGAGACCATTTCTTGTGCCCTTGCCAAAGAACTCAACTAGCCAACCAAATGTTTTCTAGGATTAGTGGATTGGTTTTCTGGGATTAGTGGTTTTGTGGAAACTCATCAGGAGTCTCTGTCGTGGCAGCACATAGAGGATGTGATAAGATACAGTTGTTTCTACGTTTAGTTGAAGGACTGTTCTCTGGCCAATAGACTCAGAGTTGTATGGACCTTTTCCACTAAGGTGCTGGACATTGCGTGCAGGTCATTGTTAAAGACATGCACTGAATGCATGGTGGGACTACCACGCAGGGGTTGCCCGCCGGTTACTAGGAAAGTCTGAAAACTGTGTCCATATGTTTCCGTTAATGTGTAGAGAACAACAAACAACATGCCCTGCAGTTGTTCTGAACACCATCTGGTCCAAACGTGTTGGGTAAATACCCTGGGGCCTAGTAAATAAATgctgtatatacacaaaaacGGTGTCGAATTGTGTGTACGCAAATTCCCATGCTGAAACTGggatttataaataaatacttcgCGGGAAATTGCGCATATATTTATGAAAGATTTTACCTATGCTCGGAGCCTCTACAACGTTTATAGAGAGCGGGATTTGGAGCCACCTTGAGGTAAAGTAGGGAATTACAGCAAAATAATCACCATCGTCACACGAAAAGATTAAaacaattcatttaaatataattaaatatagtttatttaaataaaaacaaattacattatgaaatataaaaaataattaactaaagagaaaaatacaataaGAGAAAGTGCATAAAATATAGGTTACTTTTTCATGAAAAGCATTTGAGTCTAAACAGTGTTTCTTGATTTATTGGTGTAGACCAGTTAATTAGCctgtttattcatatttattgctCCACATTACTGTTTGCAGCCTGCAATTTGTTAATCCCTCTCTGAATTAAACTGTAAATCGTTATGGGTTGGTAATATTTGCAGATAATTACAGGCTGCAGGCAGCTGTAAAACAATCACGCGCACTCAGATTTATAAAAAGGATCAAATGGATGCTGCATTGTCTGTGGCATAATAGCTGGTTTGGCATTATGAGAAGACCACAAGAGCCGAGCCTTAACGACCGGGTCCTAACGACCCTGGAGTTCCTGGCAGCCGTTGGCAACCAGAGGGAAACTGCTGATAGCTCGGGAACATCCCAGCCATGCTAAAGTGCCGGACTGGGCAGCACAATGAAAGTCTCGCGTCCGCACTCCCGATTTCTCTCCACGGTGGGTGAGCAGTTCATCATCAAGTGCGATTTGTGTCCACTTTCCCAGCTGTAACCGGAGCGGTGCACTGCACTCGCGTGTTCGTTATTCCACGCCTTAACCCACAAAGAAGATTGCTAGGATTGTGCCCACCAGGTGGCGCTGTTTTGGCGCCATGGAAGGCTGCTGTACCATTGTAGGCCTTCTCGCAGCGGTCTCAGTGACTGCCTTTTCAAATCAAGTCATTTCATTGCACGGAACTTTAAATCTGACCACTTATTTTCACCTCTGCTGCAATGTGCTTGTGGAACGAACACTACTGACTGCTGCAGGTGCACACTGCCACTCGAAAGCTGCGTTTGCTGGTGATGCCATTGCTGACGGCACCatgcaacacttttttttttcctgtttccatcacaAGAACCTCTACCTCACATTCTGCAAAATTCCTCTGTTTTGACTTTTGCTGTGCCATCGTCGCCACTGTGTCACATAATGAAAGGGACACGCCCCCGTATACCGCAAACATTTATGAGGCGATTTGCAGCAACCATTTATGGATGTTTGTAGGTGGAATCAGGGACGGATATGAAACTCTCTCACCTACGCTCACTTTCTAGAAGATGATGCGGTGTGAAGATGTGCGAACTTAAGGTTTTAGAAATCTGGATTGATTGCCCAGTGTGTGGTGTCCACTGTCTCCCCTGCATGACGGCGGATGCCTGTTCGGGGGAGACGGTGACGGTGCCTTCCGGCCAGGAGCCTCCGTCTGGCGGCAGTGACGAAcaccttttgtttatgttgtgttttttgtcacatatgttgtatgttttgttttcatgctATGCTCCACACAGGTGGCGCATGTTTAATTTCATCTGCAGATAAACAcgcaggcacatacacacacacacacacacacacacatatattgggcaaaggtccttcatcagctctaCAAGCAATGTACGGTCATTCATTTACTTTCCAGTCTTCTGTATTGGTTTAATGGCAATTAACTGGTTGTTTACAATGCTgttcttttgtgtctgtgttccagTACCAGTCTGACTCGTGGTGTTTACTGTCCAGCCAGAGAGATGCACCTTCTGTTCTTGTATTCAGGAATGAAACTAGTAATTATTTTGTAGTTCTCAAGTTCCATGAGAAGTTAAAGACTTTCAAATCTATTAATGATTCATTTACGTTTATGGCACGATACAACACAACATAATACAGCATTATAACATACACGACAATTCGATGGCAAGTACTAGCTACTTATAAcgtaatttacatttatgacatggACAAACAAGATTGTTCAGgcacaaatataaaatctttCTATAAAGACACAATTATGTTCAGCAGACTTTGCTAACGTTGCAAGTTCGAAACAATGTCACTCTGTCCGTAGAGGTGGTTGTGTTGTCTCCTACAAACTTTGGTAACCACCAATATGGCCAAAGTCATTACCCAAATACTCAAATTTGCcattaaattgttttgtatgtttcagGAGTGATTGTGTACTGTAATCTGCTGAACTGCTCACGTGAGTTCTTCCGCAGAAAGAATACACAGCTTGTTGTGAGCATGGACATTGgacacatacagtacatttgCTTGTCACTCTCTTCAAAACTTGAATTGAGCAAATCTGGTAattattacttaaaaaaaaaacctgaaaattcATCACAGTTCCATGTGATTTCGATGCCACATTCTTCTATTTTATTCTGCTCCATATTGTACGCCATAAATAATACCGGTtgttaacatttaaatgtaattatacacaggatgagATGTGTATTTCATTGATTTGataccttttctgtttttctgaagtgtagaaaaaaaaaaaaaatccatttaaataatactccagtttaattattaaattgGTTAAATGTATTGGACTATGGCCAGAATTACCAGCCATGTCGTATTTATTGGAAGATGTTTAAGAGACAACATCATTCCTACAGGTCAGACGGTTCTACAGGTCATATGATACTACAGGACAGACGATTCTACAGGTCAGACAATACTACAGGTCAGATGATTCTACAGGTCAGACGATTCTACAGGTCAGACGATTCTACAGGTCAGACGATACTACAGGACAGATGATACTACAGGACAGATGATACTACAGGACAGAAAGCACTCTGCTCTGAAGAGTGCACTAAAAATCCAGAAAACCCCGGAGTTGATAACCAGGAGTTCATATCCTAGGAGCTGATAACCAGGAGTTGTGAACATAGGGAGGAATGTAAACACTGCAAACCCAAATAGAGAACTAGAATTTTGACCATAGCATCATtcttatgcatattttccaactccatgctgtataaacttgaatgcttattggatttaagcatatcaggtgatgtgtgtttatgtaatgagggagggtgtggcctaaggagatcaacaacCTATATCAAgatgtgcagaattattaggcagcttcttttcttCAGGCAAAATAGGccaaaaagagatttaactgactctgaaaggtcaaaaattgtaaaacatctttcagagggatgcagcactcttaaatttgctaagatattggggtgtgatcacagaaccatcaaacgttttgttgcaattagtcaacagggtcacacaaaatgtgttgagaaaaaaaggcgcaaattaactgccaaagatttgagaagaatcaaatgacCAGGAACCCAGTAtgctccagtgctgtcatattccagaactgtaacctacctggagtgcccagacgTACAAGgggttcagtactcagagacatgacCATGGTTAGGAAggctgaccaccactgaacaagacacatgaGATGAAACGTCAAGACGGGGcaaagaaatatctgaagacagatttttaaaaaggttttatggactgatgagacgagagtgactcttgacggaccagatcGATGGGCcaatggctggatcagtaatgggcacagagctccacttcaactcagacaccagcaaggtgaaggtggggtactgctatgggctggtattattaaagatgagctagttggaccttttcgggtTGAATATGGAcacaaaatcaactcccaaacctactgcaaATTTTCAGAAGACACtatcttcaagcagtggtacaggaaaaagtccacatctttcaagaagaccataatttttatgcaggacaatgctccaatCGTATGCATCGAAGTgctccactgcgtggctagtcagtaaaggccttaaagatgaaggAATAATGCCATGCCCCCTTCCTTGCCTGACCTGTACCCTACTGAGAGCTTGTGGGCCCTTTTTAAGTGGGAGAtttacagtacagctctctgaacagtgtctgggaggctgtggttgctgctgcacaaaaggTTGATTGttaacagattaagaaactgacagactccatgaatggaaggcttatgactgttactGAAAAAAAGGGtagctatattggtcactgaatttttaaatattcagggttgaggtttattaacattttggattgaccgagagcactgtagttgttcaataataaaatgaatcctcaaaacttgcctaataattctgcacacagtgtacagacacagaacaccagctgtttttatatatatatatatatatatatatatatatatatatatatgaatatgaatatgaatatgaagtcacagaaatgtttttgaatttATTGAATGCTTTTATTCCAATATGTGGGCAAAATGTGTCAAAAATGAATGCGTATATATTTGTTCCAAAAGTTGTAAAGCGACTGTCAGCAAACTATGCATTTAATTACCACAGACATACGCACCTATATAAGAAATACAGTACatatttgtgggtgtgtgtgtgtgggtgtgtgtgtgagtgtgtggtgtctcGGCAGCGGTGggggcacaggtttactaatgtctccagagtggcgtttcactccactttcttTCTCTACACCTTCCATCTcatcttttgaatttcatgccattacagtctttccccaccaaacttcttatcattgtcatctaccgccatccaggttccctagatcacttcattgatgagcttgccatccttctgagtcaattccccactGAAGGAAATCCATTCATTttccttggagacttcaaccttccatcagacaagctgcattcctcctgattccttccactgttgacagcatcTGACCTctccctcaaccactctcctccgactcacaaagcggccaaatgttctggacctgatcttcacccgtaccaccaccataacatcggacatcgcagtcacacccctccatctctcggaccatcactttctatccttctctctctcccttccttctctttccatccagtcctccccaacatgttcctccaccctccatcgcaatctgcactccataactccgtCTTCCcctacttctactattttgtccacccttcctcaccctgactctctatcctccctctctttggatacagttacaaatactttcatttctacactctcctcatcaatgaatgagtgccctctctcctctagacctgctgagtcctccccacctgccccctggctaacagaaacacttcactgccacaggagagaacgaaggactgcagagaggcggtggaggaaatctcacgtagattcagatcttagctcatacaagtctctcctttccaagttctcactggaagtaacatctgcaaggtcatcctactacagagcgaaattcgaatcatcatcatctgatccatgcaagctcttcactattttttcttctctccttaatcctccttctccccctccttcctcatctcttactctggaggattttatcaccttctctgaggagaaggttgcagcaatccatcagtccttttcctctgttcccacccctccaaccaacgtgcattccccaacatccaactctctgacttctttttctcctctctccacagatgaaattcttcaactcctgacttccagcaatccgactataTGTACGCTCGATCCAATTCCTTCttctctgttccagacaatcgcaagagatctgcttcctttcatctctgtcatcatcaacaactccttatcttctggatacgtgcctactgcattcaaaactgccagggtggtaccaatcctcaagaaggccaaacttgacagctccagcgttaccaactacagaccggtatcacttctctctttcctctcaaaagcccttgaatgagcagtttaaaaTCAATTGTCTCTATATCTcacacagaaccagctgcatgatcccaatcagtctggctacaaaccagcacattctacagaaacggccctcatagtgGTGACTGAGAAATTTCATGCCGCTAAAgttgccaaacagtcatctgttttgattattctagacctttcagcagcctttgacacagtgaaccacagtgacagtgacacagtgataggactgaaaccatctccaagcagagccaatctggagggatggtcctatcaggtgacatggagaggatccacatccaaaccgtgtagattctccactggtgttccacagggctcagtattgggcccccttctcttctctttgtatactcgttctcttggtgatgtaatatcttctcatggtttctcctaccactgctatgctgatgacactcaattctttctttcttttccaccctctgacacgcaggtctccagacgtatctcggcatgcttgactggcatcgcgtcatggatgacagcccaccacttgaagctcaacgcCAGTAAAACTGAAATTCTTTtaatcccaggtactcccaacccctaccatgacctcactgtttcctttgagaactccctggtatcaccatccgaagctgcccgtaggctgggtgtaactttggacaaccagttgtcgttctcaacccatgtttctaatctaaccaggtcttgcagattcctcctttgtaacattcgaaggattcgaccctttctttcgcaggaagctacccaggtgcttgtgcagtctcttgtgatctcaaagctaagctagactactgcaactcactacttgctggtcttcctctaagagccatgaaacctctacaacttgtccagagtgcagcagcacgactggtcttcaatcttccgaaggtcacatgttactccactgctgcgctcccttcattggctccctgtagctgcacgcatcagatttaaaaccttgatgcttgcctacaaagccaaaaatggaccagccccttcatacatgagaccaacggtcaaagcccgatctgtaccttgagtacttcgaacctcaagtacggcccttattgactgactaatttagtacttattgtagggtattgtttatgctttttaacaaactctagcacttattgttcatagcacttatcattgtttaagatagaccttatgtattttgcacttctaggtatcagcattcatccctatattctacagtattctagttcattggtatgttggactctaacctactgttctaggatgtattttatgaataaatgacaaagcacttttgtaagtcgctctggataagagcgtctgctaaatctcataaatgtaaatgtaaatgtgtgtgtgagtgtgagtgtgagtgcgtgtgtgtgagtgcgtgtgtgtgggtgtgagtgtgtgtgtgtgtgtgtgtgtgtgtgtgtgtgtgtgtgtgtgtgtgtgtgtgtgtgtgtgtgtgtatgtaatgacACCTTCCTTACTGCCTCCAGGAATCTCTAGTTCAGAATGAATATTAAAAGACAAAGACCTCGGGTACAAGGTGGAGTCTGTGTCCATGTGAAATAACACACGCTGGGCTGAGTTATCTTATGCTTTATGTTTGATTTGTTCTCCTACTCTCCACTGTTTGCTCTTTGCACCTTTCACTCTTGAATGATTAGTGATAATCACAGTCTGTTTCACACACGAGTCCCTGATAACTGTATGATGTCTGGTAACCAAGGTTATCTTATGGCCTCTTATGACCTTCTGTGGTTATCTCTTTGGTAGTATTCAGGGCAACGTGAGACACTGCCAAGGTCACATGACTGCCCattcagagaggaggaggtcaTTGAGGTCATGTGACTGCCCGTTTGGAGAGGAGGAGGTCATTGAGCCGGATCACAGTGTTAGCAAAGTCCACCAGCTCCACGAAGTCTGACGTGATAATGTTCACACCACTCACACCTGGTTTCTGTGCTTCCACCCATGTCATTATGGTCGGCAGGTTCCTAGGCAGGAAAAGCGGAGAGGTCTCATCAGCACCAAGCCTGCAACCTCACCTGATAATATCAACTTGTCAGGGAGTTAAAAGGAATACGATCAGAACCAAACATGTAGTACAGTAAATAAGCAATGCAACCCTCAGTCAACACCACAGCTAGGAAGCTTGTACCCCGGGGGTGAGCAGCTCACCGCCCGGACTGACACTGGCTCGTCTGTGCCGCCGCTACGATCCGGTGTGCTCCCTCCCACCGCGAATGGTACACTGAACGGCTGACAAGCGATGACCATCCAACTTGGGGAGACGGGGGGGGAGCAGATCATGGTTGTGGTGGGAACGGGCACGGTCACGGTCGTGCCTACACCGCACGGTAGCCAAGGCCGTGCGTGACCTCAGGAAGGAAACGCTGGGCTTAAAGAGGAGACTGGTGACACTGTGTGTAGATCCACTGGAGGAGCAGAGCACATGGCTCCAGTACTGATTTGCGGATCTCCGagaccacagacatgcacgggCGAGCAGCACCTCACTGGCATCGACCACGCAGTGGATGACGGAGGGCGCAGAAAGTGTGGCGAGCCGCAGCAGCAAGAAATTAGGAGGTCTGTGTGACCTGTGACCTATAACCTGTGCGACCTGTGTCAGCGAAGCAGGGCAGGCTTTAACAAACCATGACTCAGGACACTGCAGTCTGAGCAGGGTGATGCCGCGTGCTTCAGAGAGCTCGTCTGGGCTGTGTGGGTCTCTGGGATGGCTCCCTCAGGGGAGAGGCAGTGTGTCTACCAGACTGGTAGAGTGTGTCATTCAGTTAACTCTGTTTCTCCTGTTAGGTTCAGTTTACTCTAGTGTGTGAGTCTTTAAAGACCCCACTGTTTAAAAAAGAGCAGTTCCTCCAGCAGAAATCACCATGTTCTTCTGATCAGAAGCTACAGCACTAAGAGTTACTTGCACTCACAGGCTGCCCAAAGGATTCGGGTTAGAGTTGTAGTTACATGTGTCTGTTGTtttgatgattttatttttatcatattATTTTAGTGACATCAAGAcctgtgggtgggtgagtgctACCCAGTGTATCCGGCGTACTCAGTGCTACCAAGTATAAGGAAATGAAACCAAACCAGCCTGGGATGGCTTGTATTCGTGTGTTTTGCTTCTATTTCAGAAGGGAACGCTCACTAAACGCTCACTAAACACTCACTAAACACTCACTAAACACTCACTAAACACTCACTAAACACTCACTCCTCCACTGCCACGACCCTGCTGGGCTTTAACCAAATGCAAATACatactgccctctgctggtttTGGGGGAGAAAACACacctaccaacacacacaacacagtccCCACCTTTGTATCATTTCTTCTGTAATACGTTGCTGATTGTAATGCAGCTACATGTAGTATTTTTAATTACTTGATTGGTTAGTTCTTAAATTGTCAAGATTAAGGACTAGCCTGAAACCAGAGAAACTGGCTATAAAACAAAACTCCTGTGGAAGCCCCACCTATCTACCCTGATTCCCCCTGAGTGCAGACAGCTCACTTCTCCACCAGGTACTTGCGCAGACCCCCGAGCAGGCCCCTGATGACGGTGCTGAGGCAGGGCGTGAGGACGGCCTGGGACACGTGGAACGTGCCGTGCTTGGGCCGCTCGCCCAGCGTGGTCTCCAGGAACTGGATGAGCTTGGCCGTGTCAGTGGTGTTGGCCCACGGGGCCGCTATCTTGGCCCCCGGCCACATGAGGGGGCTGCCCTCAGCCCAAAGGTGATGATAAAACACCAGGACCTATGGGAAATACAACCAGCCCAGTGGACAAAATTAtcttaaataaagaaatatagaaGCACATCCTGATTATGAAAACACATACATGAACTACGAGTAACCAATAGTGTGATCTATCCCGTGAACGACCCCTCCTGCACCGGCAGTTCAGACTCTAATGGGGTGCTAGTTCATGccagcggtagctcagtggttaaggtacttaacttgtagtgggaaggttgctggttcaagctccactgctgccaagttgccactattgagcccctgagcaagatcatcaattataagttgctttggataaaagtgtcaggtaaatgtaatagAAGGTAATGgtattttatcttatttattttctagAGAGGCAGTAAGATCTTGCAGGGATGAGGGTCATTGCACCCTGCCAGGCCCTAAGAGGAGAGTCTTTAAACACTCTGGGAACATACTGGACAGTGTCAATAATGTCCGGATTACACCAgaatattatattaaacatttaggcAGTTTTCAATTAAGCAGCAAACGCTCAATGcacaaattaaaaatggaaaaattgtCTCccttcagacacacatacacacatggccAAACTGTAATACATGTCTAACACAACAGCCCTCTGTAtcaatgtgctgtgtgtcagagggCCGGTACTCTAACGTGCGTGGATGTGCGTTCTTCCCACCAACACCATCATGATAACTGTAATAACCTTTCACTGGATACAGAggaatatgtaaatgaggcaTCATGACATTTCTTCCTGTGTGTAgtttaaccccaccccccaaaccccGCGCCCCCGATGACTGATCTGTTCTTagcatttaaatgatttatcaaatacacacacatttggtcaATATATTTCAGGTCACGTAGCACATTACAATAAGAAAATATCAATGTGTTGTAGTATTGCATATcataaagcattttattatgtattgaTATAATCACAATCTGATATTTTGTCCATATCATGCAACCTTACTTGCTAAATGAATCCAAGCCACTTCCATACCTGAAACTTCCTGTCCCAGAGATAGTCCAGAGTGATGTCCTCCACCACACTGGTCCTGCAGAGCTTGGACCCAAACACCTCCGTCAGCATGCAGAGGAGATAGTGGTGGTGGGCTTCCTCCATGGCGTAGTGGTGGTTGAAGTCCAGGAAAACAACCTCCTTGTGGTGGGAATCCAGGAAGGCGTCGATGTCGGCGAGGCCGTCGCGCACCTTGTGACCGAACAGACCGTGGATGAAGTAGACCTCGTGACTGTCCTCACCCGGCCTGGACGAGACACGGAGGTCAAAGTAGCGGATGCCTCCCTCCAGCTGTTCGCGGAAGGTGAGGTTCTGGGTCACAGACCACTTCTTCATCACCTTCCTGGCCAGGAGGCGGAACACCGTAGCCAGGCGCCTGACGGCTGGCTTCTGATCTGGAGCGACCGGAGCCTGTTCATCCATCCAAAAGCTGAAGGAGTCGTGGGATCCTCCAGAACCCAAACTCAAGTCATTACTCCGGG
Protein-coding regions in this window:
- the sec61g gene encoding protein transport protein Sec61 subunit gamma; protein product: MDQVMQFVEPGRQFVKDSIRLVKRCTKPDRKEFQKIAMATAIGFAIMGFIGFFVKLIHIPINNIIVGG
- the plcxd2 gene encoding PI-PLC X domain-containing protein 2 — translated: MKTRPAGSGGHADWMGSLCPALTSLPLKYLAVPGSHDSFSFWMDEQAPVAPDQKPAVRRLATVFRLLARKVMKKWSVTQNLTFREQLEGGIRYFDLRVSSRPGEDSHEVYFIHGLFGHKVRDGLADIDAFLDSHHKEVVFLDFNHHYAMEEAHHHYLLCMLTEVFGSKLCRTSVVEDITLDYLWDRKFQVLVFYHHLWAEGSPLMWPGAKIAAPWANTTDTAKLIQFLETTLGERPKHGTFHVSQAVLTPCLSTVIRGLLGGLRKYLVEKNLPTIMTWVEAQKPGVSGVNIITSDFVELVDFANTVIRLNDLLLSKRAVT